The genomic region TATAAGAACCAGAAAAACTTTTTTTGACTTTATTAGATTAGAAACCATGTGTTCCTCCGAAGAGGAAGTTTATTCCGAAGAACGAGAAGAGAACGAAGCCACCGGCAGCAGCGATGAAATAATGTTTAAATTCCTTGAATGCCTTATCCGTTTCCACGTGCAGGAGAAATGCGGTATAAAACCATAAAAACAGAGAAAAAAGGGATTTCGGTTCAAAAGGGAACAGGTCTGCCCAGGCAAGGTAAGCCCATATTCCACCAATAACCATAGATACGGAAAACAGGAGAAATCCAAGTAGTAGAGGTTTCTTATAGGTTAAATTTTTTTTCTTTAAATCAAACAGTGCTATTACCGACAGAGATAGAAAAATTGCGTAGGATACCATGGCAGAGGTTACGTGGATGATAAATAGAGGCGTTCTTATAATGGGAGGTATTTCCTTGATAGACTGTGGAAGAAAAAATAGAGGAATAGTTAAAAAGATGGACAGGATAGTTCCTGCTATACCTGTTTCCATGAGTCCTGAAATTAGTGCAAATACTGCTGTTAACAGCAGTAGGGAATCAAATGGAGAGAATATAGGAGGATACCCTGTTTTGAAGGTTCTGTAAATCTCTATAACGGTTAAGATAACGAAAACCGTGAAGTTTAGAAATTTTTGAGTCTTTTTTAAGTTCATATCATTCCCCCATGATTCTACGCAGATGGTACGGTGTGTAAAGTGCACCTGCAGGGTTGTGAGAGAGTACTCTGTCTTTAACGATGAATACTGTTGAAGGTGCATCAGAGTATTTCTGAAACAGAATATCGTGGCCGACGCAAAGGCCTATTACTATGTTAAGGTCTGTTCCCTTTTCGTTTAAGGCTTTTGCCTGTCCTATGGGGTTGCATACAGCTTCTTTCCCTTCTTTAAGTTTTGGTATGTTCAGTGTTTCTTTATCTACGCTTCCAATCTTACAAATGGCTGAGAAAACTTCAAATCCTTTTTTGGTTAAGATTTCTGCGACAGTCTTTGCTTCATTGAAAAGCCCTATGCAGAACGCTATGCCTATTCTCCTGTATCCCATTCTCTTTGAAAATTCTACGATTTCCTCTATTCGGGTCATTTTGCAGTAGAATTCTTTTTCTATTTCGGAAGCCGTTTTTAGCATCTTCAGGTCTTCTTTTGGAAGAGTATGTAATTCAGGGGATTTCTGACATACCTTTCCTTCACGGTAACATCCTTTATCGTTACACAGGTGACACTTCATATTTTTCTCCGTCAGTGGTGGTGTCCGCCTTCAGAAGGCTGTGTAAGTGGTTGTAGTTTTCCTTCATTGTAAAGGCTTATGGCATCTTCTACAAACTTTATATTTTCGGGTATGAGGAAAATTTTTATGCCGGCGGTTTGAAGGTTAAAGAACGCTCCTTCACCCATCTCTTTCACAAGAACTACATCAACGCCGTTTCTCATAAAGAGATCAGCTATTAATCGTCCACCTCCGTAACCTGCTCGTTTCTTTGGATTTTCAACAAGCATCGATTCTCCCGTTATTCCGTTGAATATCACAAATGCAGGTGCTTTTCCAAAGTGAGGACTTATGAGCTTTTTTCCATTAACTTCCGTTTCTACTGCCGGAATAGCGATAATCATGCAACACCTCCTCGGGTTAGGTTATACTAATAATATGATTTTAGCGGGAAAGTTGCCAGTGACTTTCTTCCCGCTTCACAGGGCGCTACTGCACCCTCCACGGACATGAGCTTGCGGACAGCCCATCCCCACCACCCTTTTAAGGCGGGCGAGACCTCCTTCTTCGCTGTCGCAACACGGTGCGATGACACTGCCTTGAAAAGGAAAGGATTAGCGCAGACTTATCCTAAACTTTCCACTTTTTGTGGGATAGCCATAAAACTGCATCAATGTGAATCAGGGGAATTCCCGTCTCTTCTTCCAATCTTTTCCAGAAATTTTTATCTTCTGAAATTGAGCGGATGCGGCTGTCCATTGGTATGAATATACCTTTCGGTGCGGTAAGGTTTTCATCATACATTGTACGGCATGCATAGATAAACATTTTTATTGCAAAGACAACGGTTTTTGCATCTTTTCTCTGCTTAAGGGCTTTTGAAAGTTTATCCAATAATCCTTTTATGTCTTTCATTGCAATTTCCACATCATTTTCTGTTTTAAAAATCTCGTCCACGGCTCTTTTAACCTTTTCAAATCTTTTAAGCCGCGTTTTTAAAAGCCTATAGTTGTTCAGTTTTAAAAATTCTGGAAAGTCTTCAATTCTGCTGTGGACAGAAAAAAACTCAGAAAACCTTTTCCAGTATTCTTCACCTCTCATTGGTAGCTGGTAAGAGAGGAGAGCATTTATAACCACGAGTTTTACAAAAGAAACTCTTTTATCTTTGTAGTAGGTGGAGAGTTCTTTAATTGCCTGAAACTGGGGATCGCTTTTTTCAATTTGAATAACATCGTTTATAGTCATTGATGATAAAGTTTTCTTCATTCCGGAATAAACCTTACTGTTCAACACTTTCCTCTTTAAGAATGGTAATCATTCCTGTTAAGTATGGTGAAAATAAAGGAATCCTTGACGTAAATCAAAGATATCACAGGTCTATTCTAACAAATTTAGAAGAGAATGGATAATAAAACTAAATTTTCAGGAGGAGAAGATGTTCAAGAAGCTTTTTGGCGGTGCGCCGGAAGAGAACGGAAACGATGTTATCAGTTTCCACAAAAGTATCAACTATATGTATAAGAGAGTAAAAGAAGCGCAGCTCTCTAATGTTGCCGACAGATTTGAAGCGATGGAAAAGGTTAGATGCAAATTCTGCAAAGAGGGTGTTTCCTGTCAGCTCTGTTCAATGGGTCCCTGCCGTATTACTCCACAAACACCGAGAGGGGTGTGTGGTATAGATGCTCACGGCATTGTTATGAGAAACCTCCTTCACAAGACAAATATGGGACTTGCCGCCTACACGTACCATGCCAGAGAGGTTGCTGAAACACTGAAAGCTACAGCTGAAGGAAAGACAATATTTACCATAAAGGATGCTTCAAAGATAGACCTTTTAGCTGATATCTTTGATGTTGACCAGTCTCTTGAACTTAACGAAAAGGCAAAGGCAGTGGCAGAAAAATATCTCCAGCTTCTTGCTGAAAACAGGGAGTCAACGCTTGTTGAAAAGCTGGCACCACAGTCAAGAAAGGATGTTTTCCGTAAATTGGGTATCTTTTCTAAAGGTCCGCTTCAGGAGCTTGTAGATTCTGTTGCAAGAGGTATGACAAACATTGACGGTGATTATATAAGCCTTGCCCTTGCCGCTTTAAGAAACGGCGTTGCTTCCCTGTTTGGTGCCTTAGTTCCTCTTGAACTTATGCAGGATGCACTTTATGGAACACCAATGCCCCATGAGGGAGAAGTCGATTTAGGTATCCTTGACCCGGAATACGTTAACATCCTTCCCAACGGTCATGAGCCTTTTGTTGGTCAGGCTCTCATAGAGCTTGCAAAGGATGAAAGGCTTCAGCAGATGGCAAGGGAGGCAGGTGCAAAAGGTATAAAAGTTGTTGGCTCTATTGAGACAGGTCAGGAACTGCTTGCCAGAAATCCTGTTGATGAGGTTTTTGCAGGTCTTACAGCAAACTGGATAGGTATTGAATACTATCTTTCAACAGGAGCTGTTGATGTCTTTGCAATGGATATGAACTGTTCTCTTGCAAACCTTAAGGAGTATGCAGATAAGTATAAATTCAAGCTTGTTGCAGTTTCAAACATCATAGGCGTACCGGGAGCTGAAAGGCTTGAGTACAGGCCGGGAAATGAGAAAGAGGTTGCAAGAAAAATAATAGAGATGGCTATCGAAAACTTCAAGGAGAGGAAAGCAACTGTTAAGGGAGAGAATCTTTCAGAATACAGGCAGAAGGCTATAGTTGGATTTTCGGCTGAGGCAATTATCAACGCCCTTGGCGGAAGTTTGACGCCGCTTCTTGAGGTTATAAAGTCCGGCGATATTAAGGGTGTTGTTGCGCTCGTTAACTGTACTACTCTTGCCAACGGACCTCAGGACAGCCTTACTGTTAATCTTGCCAGAGAACTTATAAAGAGAGACATTTTAGTCATAGGCGCCGGTTGCGGTAACGCAGGCCTTCAGCAGGCGGGACTTGAGACGCTTGAAGCTGCTGAGAAGTATGCAGGTGAGAGGTTGAAAGGTGTTTGTAAGGCTCTTGGTATTCCACCGGTTCTCTCTTTTGGCACCTGTACAGATACAGGAAGAATTGTTATGACAGTTGTTGCAATAGCAAATGCGCTCGGCGTTGATACGGCTGACCTTCCCGTTGCTGTTACCGCACCTGAGTATATGGAGCAGAAAGCGGTTATTGATGGATTTTCAGCCGTTGCCATGGGACTTTACACCCATGTTTCACCAACTCCACCGGTTACAGGTTCAGATAAGGTTGTAAAGCTTCTCCTTGAAGATGTTGAATCTCTCACAGGTGGTAAGATAGCCATTGGTGATGATCCTGTTGAAGTTGCCAATGGTATTGAAGCCCATATTCTTAAAAAGAGAGAAGCTCTGGGTATATGATACCAGCCACTCCTCCTCTTCAATATTTTCCCTTAGAGGGAAGGCTTTAAAGCCTTCCCTCTGCTATAATCGGAATTGATTATGGGAATAGAAAAAGAGAAGAGAACTATAGAGAAAATGATTTTAGTATTCTGCCACGGAAAACACGGAACGCGAGAGGGTTTGTGTCCAGAGTGTCAGTCTTTAAAAGATTACGCTTTCAGCAGACTTGACCTTTGCCCTTTCGGCGATAAGAAACCTTCTTGTAGAAAGTGTCCCGTTCACTGCTACACACCTGAAATGAGAGAACGGATAAGAGAAGTAATGAGATACAGTGGACCCCGTATGGTCTTTCATGCACCTTTTGAGTGGTTTAAACACAGGGTAGAGGAAATTCTTGATAGAATATTTAAAAATTAGATTACCGGGGTGTTCCTGTGCATGTTTTGAAATCTCTTCCTCTCTTCTCCACACTTACAGATCTGGAAATCAGGAAGATAGAGAATGTTCTCATTTACAGAAGATACCATCGAGGGCAGGTTTTATTCTCTTCTTACGACGAGGCTAACGGTATCTACATTCTTACACACGGTAAGGTTAAGTTGTATAAGTCTTTTGGTGGAAAAGAACAGACGTTAAGGATTTTTGCGCCCGTTTCAATGATAGGTGAGGCAGGAGCATTAAAAGGGGGAAATTTTCCGGCAAACGCAGTAGCCCTTGAGGATACAGAAGTTCTTTTCCTCCACAGGAAAGAGTTGACAAATATTATTAAAAATAATCCAGATATTGCAATGAAGATGATAGGTATTCTTTCAGAGCGTCTCTTTCACCTTGTCAGTCTTGTTGAAAATTTAAGCTTGAAAGACGCGGTTTCCAGAGTTTACGACTATATAGTCCATAAGGCAGATGAGAGTGGAAGATTGGAGTTTAAAACGACGATTGTTGCCATGGAGCTTGGCCTTACCGTGGAAACAGTTTCCAGGGCAGTTTCTCAATTAAAAAAGAGAGGTAAAATAAGAAAAACCGGAAAAATTGTAGAACTTATTTAGCTATTCGGATAAAACGATTCTGTCTCTCCCGCTATTTTTAGCCCGGTATAGAGCTTTATCAACTCTTTTAAGGTTCTCTTCAAAGCTCTTTTCCTTGTCGATTTTGCAGACTCCTACAGATACTGTAACTTTTATTTTTTTACCTTCGTAGTTAACTTCCATTTTTCTAATAGAACTGTGAATCCTTTTTGCCACCTTCATGGCCAACTCTTCTGTAGGTGTATCCACGGCAATTAAAAACTCGTCTCCTCCAAATCTTATGATAACATCTCTGTCCCTCAGGAGCTTTTTGAACATGCTGCCCAGCGTTCTTAAAACCTCATCACCGGCATCGTGTCCGCAGGTATCGTTGATTTCCTTAAAATTATCTATGTCTATAAATAATAAGTATGTAAATCTGTTTATGATGTCCTCACCAAAATCTTCCATAAAGCGTCTGCTGTAAACCCCTGACAATGGATCCGTATAGAGTTCCTTGTTGACCTCTGATAGTTTTATGTGAGAACGGTAAAGAATTTCCAGTTCATGCATGAGCTTCTGATTTTTCTTTAAAAATAGGAGGGACAGGGTGTTTAACTTTACAAATGTTGACAGAATATGGGTTTGCAAAAATTGATTGTTGAGCGTTGTAGAGAGCCAGGTATAGAGGTTTTCCGCCAGGTCGGATGTGTACATTAAAAACATGGAGTCAAAGAGAGCATCGTCGATTTTCTCTTTTTCGTAAAAGTTAGCCATCCGAGTAAAAAATTCCTGATTAAAGTTTTTTATGAAAAGTTCGTCATAGTAGTTTTTAAAAAAAGTTTTAAGAAAAGTTTTTTCGTGCTTTCTTTCTATAGATTCTATTGAATAGATCGTTTTTGAAAGAATTTCTCTAAATAATGAAGAGCCTTTAAACGCTAAAAAGTACCTCCTGTACATCTGCAGATGCTTTTTAAATTCAAATCCAAGTTCTTTTAATATTTCTGATACGGCTACGTCTTCAAGTGGCCACAAATCCTCGGGAACACTTGCACCCGATTTTTTTCTCAGGTATCTGTGACAGTTTTCGTAATCTGCTCTGCAAAACAGCGTAACTATTTTGTCCCATGTGTCTTCTATTTTTATGTAGTTTATGAAAGTACATCCGTCAAGGAATGGACACGTTTTTTTCATTTACCCCTCGGATTTGTTTAAAGCGGCTTGAAAAACTGCTCCCGGTATATCCCCCACCGTTTCTACAGAGAGGGAAGATTTATTGATAATAAAATATTTTCCGGTCTTTGAAAAGATGAACAATTTGTCGTTACCGATTAAAATTTCAGAACTTTTTTTTATATTAAAAGTGATATATGGGTTTAAAGAGAATGTATCAAGAGCAATGACTTTTGAAGGAGTTGTAACGAAGAGCAGGTGTTCGGATATTCTGAGTTTTAGAGGTTTCTCTGGCATGTCTTCTGAATCTGATGTTTTTGATAACAAGGAGTATTTAATTATAGAACTGGTAAAACTGTCAGCAGCATAAATATTTTCTCTGTCTCCACACACTGAAACAATGTTACCGGGAATTGTAACAGCACCGGTTAGCCTTCCGTTAATTAGACTGAAGATGTTTATGTCGCCGGTTCCGCCGTCGGCAGTGAGAATTGAATTAGTTGCATTGTTTATAAAAAAGTCTGAAACTTTCCTGTGAAAGTGGATACTGCTCAAAGTTCCTGATGATGTGTCGTATATGAAAAGATTCTGTCTGCTGGCAGATAAAATGTAAAGGTTCCCTTTTACACTTTTTATTTCAGCTGAACCGGCTCCTGGGATGGATATATCTGAAACAGGAAACCCGTTTTCCATTGATAAAACTGAAACGATAGGAAGGCCTTTAAAGCCGACATAAATTCTGTCACCTATCATGCCAATACCGGAAGGTTTCTCTTTAAAACCGATAAATCCTGCAATAAGTCCCGAATCACCATCTATTACGCCTACGGCATTTTTGTCTGGAATTGAAAACAGAACCTTATCTTTTACAGAGAGAAGATTTTGAGAGGCAACGTAGATTCCGTTTTTTGTTGTTTTAATAAAGACAGCCTTTACACTGTTATCTTTGATGTTCAGGGTTGATGCCAAAGTATAGACTTTGTCGTTCATTTTTATAGAATGGATTTTTCCTTTGAGATGGAAGGTGCCCAATAAAAATTGTTTCTGCGTTTCTGTCGGATTGAATGTTTTGTTTAAGGTTAGCGTTTTATTCTCAATTGATATACTTCCTATCTTTATCGGTTTTTTTACCTCTTCAAACTGAAGATAGACAAATAGAGAGGATGCATGTGCCGTCAACAGAAAACCAAAAACAGTTAAGTAAATTCCAAAAATCACAATTATCTTTCTCATCGCTTACCTTACTTTTAGAAGGTTCTTCTTCCAGTGTAATAACTCGGGTTGATTGTCAGCAGAATACTGTCATCGCCGCCGTGAAAGTGGCAGTACTGACAGTCCTCACCAGTCCAGCCGAAAGTTCCGTGACATCCTATGCATCTTGTTGGATATTTATAAGGTGCATCCGGATTTGTATGATGTATCACATACCATGTCTGAGGTATAGAACCCCCATATACTTGATGGCAGTTTACACATAGCTTCCAGATATCGTTTGGTGATGAAATGGTCGTATTGTAACCCAATGTGGACGCAAGTCCGTCAACAAGCTCTTTTCCGTTCACCTCTTCTCTTATTAAGTAGAGATTCTTTGAACCGTGAGCCTCGTGACAGTCCATACATGAAACAACAAATCCTGCACCATTTGCATTGACAGGAAGGGATGTATTGTTGTAAGGTGCCTGAAGTGAAGCGGTATTTGGGTCTGCCAGTGTGGTATTGGAATCCGCCACCCTGAATCCGTGCTTATCTCCGTTTGCAGAGAACCAGTCAATAGAATAGAGATTGCCGCCCGTTGTAACGGTTCCCGTATTAGGGTCAAAGTGCTGAATGGTGGTGCTGTAAATGATATTAGTTGTATTGTGGCAGTCTGTGCAGAAGCTTATGTAATCGGGCATCTTGGCAGCCTGCTGGGCAGGGGTCCCTGCAGTGCCGTCAGGCTCAAACGTAACTGTTGAACCATAGTAGTAGGGCGGCTGGTACATGTCTGTCAAAGCTGCCAGAGTTTCATTGGCATCATCACCCCAGAGATGGCTGTGGTCGGAGGGTTTTGAGAGGGGTGTATAGTAAGGATTATCAACATTTCTCCTGTTAGCCCTGACTATGTGAGGGTTGTGGCAGGCATCACACGGATTTGACTGGGGTTTAAAAAAGGATGAAAAAGGCAGGGTGGTACTGCCTGCGTTTCCCGTTGCAAACTGGTAAATATCGTAGAGATTGTGGTAGGAAGCCTGATTAAACATCTGGAATATACCTGTTACATTTGATGCGTTGTAACCTCCAAATGTATAACTGAAATTGTGGTTATCTATTCCGCCATTTTGCAGTGAACCGTCTGTGGTGGTGGAGTGGCAGTAGAAGCAGTAATCGTCAGACAGCACGTAAGGATTGGTGGTTTTGGCCGTATTGAAGTTTGGAGCAAAGAGTGCAAATGGTGACGGAGCTCCGTTGACCGGTGCAGGCTCTGCACCGTTCTGGCTTGCGTGCATTTCGTGGCAGTTGTCACAGTTTCCGACAGAGTATCCGGGCATGGACGTTCTGCTGACGCCGTATGTTGTGTTGCCGTGGGCGGACAGCAGATAACCACCAGCATGGGCGGTAGCGCTTGCCAAAAGCAATACTGCTGTTAAAATTGCTGCCCTCATTCTTCCCTCACAAATTCAGTCTTTTTGTGTATGACATATAGTGCACCCGTTTAATTTACCGTTTGCCGGCCAGTTTCTAAAGTCCCACCTCAGGATATCTGCATACGGTGTTCCGTGTGCTCTGTGGCACGATATACAGGTTACGATCGCAGTTCCCGGAGGGTCACCAGGTTTTACATCCACTACAGAAAGAACACCCTTTGTAAGGTCATCAGATGCAACAGGTGCAATAACGCTGTAAGGTGCTGCTGTTGAGTTGGTGGCACCGTTGTAGTACTGATATTCACTTCCTGAAGCATCCGTCATATCAAAGTCCGTTGGATGACGGAGCCACGGCGAAACGCCGTAATCACTTGAGGAAATTTGCCCGCTTCCTGAGTGGTAATATCCGTGACATTCAGCACATAGATAAGATATTGTATGTTTGTCCGCCGTTGAAGCTGTCAAAAGTGTTGTACTGTCTCTCACCTGACCGTAGTATTGATTGTGATTTGTCGCTGTTGGATGGTATTCATAATTTGCGCTTTCTATTCCGTATATTCCAAGTAAGAATCTGTAGCTGTTGCCGACCGTTGTTGCGTTCGTAAGTGGAGTTATTCCGTCATTTCCTTTGTTTCCGTGGTGGGCTCCGTATATTCCTTTGTAGTCGTCATCACCCGGTCTGTGGTGCCCGTGGCATCCGTAAAGGCCTGCACATGTGACCTGCTGACCTGCCGGCCATGTACCATTGCCTACAATTTCACCTGCAGCATTTGCAAACGTTCCGTCAAATCCCGGCGGCGCCGACAGTATGTCATCGGGATTTCCAAGCTCTGCTACATTGTGCCCGCATTCATCGGCAACTGTGTTAGGCACACTTGTTCCATAGACCATCCAGTAAAAGTTTCCGCCAGCAAGTGTATTTGTATCCGGTTCTGTTCCGGTAGCATTATATATGGGTGGCGTCTGGGAAAACACATACGGAGTCTTGTTTGTTCCATCATTTATT from Desulfurobacterium sp. TC5-1 harbors:
- the ccsA gene encoding cytochrome c biogenesis protein CcsA is translated as MNLKKTQKFLNFTVFVILTVIEIYRTFKTGYPPIFSPFDSLLLLTAVFALISGLMETGIAGTILSIFLTIPLFFLPQSIKEIPPIIRTPLFIIHVTSAMVSYAIFLSLSVIALFDLKKKNLTYKKPLLLGFLLFSVSMVIGGIWAYLAWADLFPFEPKSLFSLFLWFYTAFLLHVETDKAFKEFKHYFIAAAGGFVLFSFFGINFLFGGTHGF
- a CDS encoding DUF1847 domain-containing protein, which gives rise to MKCHLCNDKGCYREGKVCQKSPELHTLPKEDLKMLKTASEIEKEFYCKMTRIEEIVEFSKRMGYRRIGIAFCIGLFNEAKTVAEILTKKGFEVFSAICKIGSVDKETLNIPKLKEGKEAVCNPIGQAKALNEKGTDLNIVIGLCVGHDILFQKYSDAPSTVFIVKDRVLSHNPAGALYTPYHLRRIMGE
- a CDS encoding NifB/NifX family molybdenum-iron cluster-binding protein, giving the protein MIIAIPAVETEVNGKKLISPHFGKAPAFVIFNGITGESMLVENPKKRAGYGGGRLIADLFMRNGVDVVLVKEMGEGAFFNLQTAGIKIFLIPENIKFVEDAISLYNEGKLQPLTQPSEGGHHH
- a CDS encoding N-glycosylase/DNA lyase, producing the protein MNSKVYSGMKKTLSSMTINDVIQIEKSDPQFQAIKELSTYYKDKRVSFVKLVVINALLSYQLPMRGEEYWKRFSEFFSVHSRIEDFPEFLKLNNYRLLKTRLKRFEKVKRAVDEIFKTENDVEIAMKDIKGLLDKLSKALKQRKDAKTVVFAIKMFIYACRTMYDENLTAPKGIFIPMDSRIRSISEDKNFWKRLEEETGIPLIHIDAVLWLSHKKWKV
- the cooS gene encoding anaerobic carbon-monoxide dehydrogenase catalytic subunit; the protein is MFKKLFGGAPEENGNDVISFHKSINYMYKRVKEAQLSNVADRFEAMEKVRCKFCKEGVSCQLCSMGPCRITPQTPRGVCGIDAHGIVMRNLLHKTNMGLAAYTYHAREVAETLKATAEGKTIFTIKDASKIDLLADIFDVDQSLELNEKAKAVAEKYLQLLAENRESTLVEKLAPQSRKDVFRKLGIFSKGPLQELVDSVARGMTNIDGDYISLALAALRNGVASLFGALVPLELMQDALYGTPMPHEGEVDLGILDPEYVNILPNGHEPFVGQALIELAKDERLQQMAREAGAKGIKVVGSIETGQELLARNPVDEVFAGLTANWIGIEYYLSTGAVDVFAMDMNCSLANLKEYADKYKFKLVAVSNIIGVPGAERLEYRPGNEKEVARKIIEMAIENFKERKATVKGENLSEYRQKAIVGFSAEAIINALGGSLTPLLEVIKSGDIKGVVALVNCTTLANGPQDSLTVNLARELIKRDILVIGAGCGNAGLQQAGLETLEAAEKYAGERLKGVCKALGIPPVLSFGTCTDTGRIVMTVVAIANALGVDTADLPVAVTAPEYMEQKAVIDGFSAVAMGLYTHVSPTPPVTGSDKVVKLLLEDVESLTGGKIAIGDDPVEVANGIEAHILKKREALGI
- a CDS encoding nitrous oxide-stimulated promoter family protein, producing MGIEKEKRTIEKMILVFCHGKHGTREGLCPECQSLKDYAFSRLDLCPFGDKKPSCRKCPVHCYTPEMRERIREVMRYSGPRMVFHAPFEWFKHRVEEILDRIFKN
- a CDS encoding Crp/Fnr family transcriptional regulator is translated as MHVLKSLPLFSTLTDLEIRKIENVLIYRRYHRGQVLFSSYDEANGIYILTHGKVKLYKSFGGKEQTLRIFAPVSMIGEAGALKGGNFPANAVALEDTEVLFLHRKELTNIIKNNPDIAMKMIGILSERLFHLVSLVENLSLKDAVSRVYDYIVHKADESGRLEFKTTIVAMELGLTVETVSRAVSQLKKRGKIRKTGKIVELI
- a CDS encoding GGDEF domain-containing protein — translated: MKKTCPFLDGCTFINYIKIEDTWDKIVTLFCRADYENCHRYLRKKSGASVPEDLWPLEDVAVSEILKELGFEFKKHLQMYRRYFLAFKGSSLFREILSKTIYSIESIERKHEKTFLKTFFKNYYDELFIKNFNQEFFTRMANFYEKEKIDDALFDSMFLMYTSDLAENLYTWLSTTLNNQFLQTHILSTFVKLNTLSLLFLKKNQKLMHELEILYRSHIKLSEVNKELYTDPLSGVYSRRFMEDFGEDIINRFTYLLFIDIDNFKEINDTCGHDAGDEVLRTLGSMFKKLLRDRDVIIRFGGDEFLIAVDTPTEELAMKVAKRIHSSIRKMEVNYEGKKIKVTVSVGVCKIDKEKSFEENLKRVDKALYRAKNSGRDRIVLSE
- a CDS encoding cytochrome c3 family protein — encoded protein: MRAAILTAVLLLASATAHAGGYLLSAHGNTTYGVSRTSMPGYSVGNCDNCHEMHASQNGAEPAPVNGAPSPFALFAPNFNTAKTTNPYVLSDDYCFYCHSTTTDGSLQNGGIDNHNFSYTFGGYNASNVTGIFQMFNQASYHNLYDIYQFATGNAGSTTLPFSSFFKPQSNPCDACHNPHIVRANRRNVDNPYYTPLSKPSDHSHLWGDDANETLAALTDMYQPPYYYGSTVTFEPDGTAGTPAQQAAKMPDYISFCTDCHNTTNIIYSTTIQHFDPNTGTVTTGGNLYSIDWFSANGDKHGFRVADSNTTLADPNTASLQAPYNNTSLPVNANGAGFVVSCMDCHEAHGSKNLYLIREEVNGKELVDGLASTLGYNTTISSPNDIWKLCVNCHQVYGGSIPQTWYVIHHTNPDAPYKYPTRCIGCHGTFGWTGEDCQYCHFHGGDDSILLTINPSYYTGRRTF